In Phaseolus vulgaris cultivar G19833 chromosome 3, P. vulgaris v2.0, whole genome shotgun sequence, the sequence GATTTTAGATTTATGTTTAATGGTAAACacatttctttttttgttttcaagTCTAGACTTGTCGTTATTGCGGTGTTTGCTTATGTATCACTAATGGTATGTATGAGCAACGATAAATATTGTGTTGTATTTTAATAAAGTTAGTATAAAAAAACTCTAACATATTACATTGGTTATGACCTTATATGTAATATTTCACATATTACACCGGTGGTTTGTCCCAACCAGTGTAATATGTCCTTTCTGGAgcacatatttttaaataatttatttagattttgGTACATGTTACACTGGTGTTATATGTGATTGACATTTTACATCGCTTACATCTACATTGGTGAGGGAACCAGTGTTATATGTCTCTCAAAATCAATGTTATATGCGTTTTTTGCATTAGTGCTAACTACACCACTACATATTCCAATATACCCCAGTAGTATAACCAATGTAATAACATACAATATTAaaccaaataataaaataaaataaaaaacttttcTTTCCTCCTCTCATTATTCAACTAACtcaaacaatatttttcttttgttctttaAACAATCAATAAATAACAAGAAGAGTGtgaatgaaaatttaaatatttaaaatcttacaACTTATCATCCACTTTGGACAATCCCTAAATAATCTTCCAAAGATTCCTTGAATTTTGAGACATTACAAACACTTTTAAACTTTTGCAATAACACCTTTTCTACCTAGAAACAAGGGTGACCATCAACGAGTTCACAATTTCAAAGTGTATTAATCTTCAATTACGCATCGTCTTTGTTCTGATACCTTCACTTCCATATACTTTGTCTTTCTCATAACAAATCCAACAAACCCTATTATATATAGATGTGaaaaaacaacacaaaattCTCAATTAATAACACTAccgaaattaaaattatttctttttattattatatttaaaaaagaaatcatTCAATAATTATGGaattaagaatatattttaGCCTGATCATATATTTTAGTAATATCTTCTTCTCTACGTAATGATGctatatttaattaatgtagGATGTTGACTTATGTTTTAGTTGAGCCTTTTGTGGAACCTATACCTCAAAAAGCTAAATTTgagtttaaataaattaatttcaaatgagGAAAAAAATGAGAAGAGAGTTGTTGAACTAATTCCTCCACCTGGACTCGTACGGCAGCAATTCACACGAGGTTAATAATGTCTTTTCCGTCCGAATTTTaatataactattattttaGTACATGTGTAGGAGAaggtaaacatttttttatataaataagattcatcataaataatttttaattaaaaattatatcatcattataattataatttatatattataaaaaaatcattgcataacaattaaatttaaaaacaaaaaattattcactatattaactaaattagataatattttaaagactcaaagattattagtatctaaaatgatttatattgttaacaaaaatttataaaatagttttatatctAAAtcagctaccaagattttaactactaatattttatattataaattagtttttaaaaaactaataaagactaatttaaaatataaagtagtaaataTCTAAAAtcttagtaattaattattaaatttgtcaatttttattaataataaaaattatattaaatactaaaataattttttagtttataaaatgatctctaatttaatcaaataataactaattatttttatttttaaaattaatttttatttaatacttttttaatgataataaattaattaatgtaaGATTTGAGATTCagaataaataatttgtattagAATATTTAATTTAAGTTGATATTATTTGTTTAGGGTTTATTGTGATAAATCTAcagtatattaattaaattgttCTTTATGAATTTCCAAAAACCTAATAACAATGTAATGGATCACAAAGAACAATAGTATGACAGTGAATTTAATTGATTAGTTGAAGGATGCAAGTCCAACTTCCTTATAACTTCATATATTTGGTAATACTTTTTAATAGAAATTTAATGGGAAAATATTATCAATAGAAGACATAAGTATTAAAGAGAATTAAATGTATAAGAAATTTTACTATGTTTAGTCATTATGACCTGAGTGGGCACAAATCCTTTCCTTAAAAGTAATTGAAGAATTTGTAGCGCGTAAATCTCATTAacgaataatttattttttttatcttttataagattttaaatattaagtgAAAAAACATCTCTTCTTTTTTTACAGATTGATTCTAGCTAACATTAGAGTTCACACATCTTAAAGAGATCACATCCTCAACAATTTGGGATGAGAGTTGAAatgaatcatcatcatcaattttaatatatatatatatatatatatatatatatatatatatatatatatattacttgtTAGGATACTTAAGggaaaatattaaagaaaaactcATATAAAAACTTGAATTCACCTTTAATCTAgagataattaatttttaaatttttcatatatggtttatttatatttaatataaaattttcatcTCATACTTAAAATTTTGACACTACCAAAAAGAGAGATACtaaatttttatcataaaaaaattgttaaataaaattaattctaaaaataaaaaataatttttattatattaattaagttaaatattattttataaattaaaaaatatcattaaataaattattaaataaaaactaattttaaaaaacaacaataattaatcactatattaattaaattaaatattattttaatatataaaataatttgttttattaatagaatttataaattaatttttttgaattggtATCTATTGTTTTAACTATTATATTTTACTCTTATTTATCCGTTACGATCCGTGATTCTGAGATATTTTACACTTATTTATCCGTTACTTTTCGTGATTCTGACATTTTTTTCGTGATAAGAGTAATCtaatattaattgatttttttctgATTATGGAAAATAGTTTGCAGAATATATTTAAATGATTATTGTTCAATTGAATTGGTATTCTCAGCATGGTTGTCTCGTGCTAAtgtgttttattatttttagtacagattaaaaaatatcatcttTCTATTCTGACATCTTTTGGTACTTCTATTATTAGGAGTAATTTGATGTaagtttcttttcttattttgttaatattcaCTATATGTTAATGTgctttatgtttatatatttaattttatatttacagTTTTAATTGTCTTAGTGTCAACTATAAATTGTACCTGTAGAATATTTTCCATTTTTCTCTTGTAGCATATTTACATCTAAAAGCTTTGATAAACATTATTCTGAaaccttatattttattgtaaaaaacatttaattatagAATGTATTATAAAGTGGGCTTATCAATGTATCTAATGGTCAATTCAGTGACTAAACGTATAATTGCTAATGTGTCGATGGTATCTTGACCTTTAAGTCTCTTTCCTTCAATGTTGATGCTCGGTTGATTGAGGTTACCTACAAAAGGTACtttgacgctcaagtaagtattctagtttaggtgtgttctggTAGAATATAAAAAACGTACCTTACGTACTCCTCCACAGATGACTCTATTTATAGTATCGGTTTATGGTCCCAGACTCTGATGGATCGTATATCAGTTATTATTTGACATGCATTGTGtgatggagatcccacatcgactagagattaaagcatttcattgtatataagtgagtgcaatcCTCAAcctatgagtcggttttatggggttgagttaggcttaaagtccacttcttgaTATGAATCTTTCAGTTAATCTGTTTTAGCTGGTTTGTCGGAGATACTCCCGTGTATTTCGGTATGCACATTGACTCATTCAACACTACTTGTAACTGTTATTACTCATTGTATTATGTTCTTTGATTCAGACGATCACTATACGAACCAAAACTAGTCCGTCCGATACCGACCAGTAcacttaataaatatatttttatttaaagaacTAGGTCATTtcgttaaatattttttttactataaaaacGAGACATCACAAGCTATATTTTCCTATCTCAAAATGATTGTCACTTTTTCAataagtaaattattttttgtctatgACAAAGGCAAATATTAGTGTAATTATTTGAagtaaatttagaataaaatataatattttattaaaattaaaaaatgaatttatttttgtaaagacGAACACTACATTTGTTTTATAACGGAAGGAAGTATGTTTGTATACGTAATTTATCCGATAGATTGTTCTGTTGCTACCAACCATCGGCTATTTGTTAGCATTGGACAATTTTATATAACTTTGGAATgcatttcatatatatatatatatatatataatagacaAATAAACTATAAACATCACATAAAACGTGAAGTTTTagatgttttgtttttattattatggaaaaaacttttttataaaCACTTATCATTAgccagtttttttttaaagttatattatttCGTGTATAAGGTAATTttgacttttgaaaaaaaaaactgtttttattttattttattttttcttctatacatatttataaaaaattatcttaataAATTCATAATCACATCACGTAATGAATCACTCTTCTTATTAGTGTATATTTGGTTTTACATTAAATTCTCCATATTCATATTGAAATACTAATTAACATCATTTTAATAGATTTCAGTATGTTTATAAGAAttgattatgaataaaaaatcaattccaaattaaatttttttaataacttttgtATTGGACAGATGCAATTTggaatattttcattttaagatCTAATAGACCTCAGTCCAagtaagaaaagaaagaagaaaaatttagATTATATCTCCTGCGTTACGAATATGGTAATATgcacaataaattattataagacTGACTATTAATGAATTAAATAGTGTTCtaataaagaagaataaatCTCGAATAAAGCATACATTTCTAGTTAGAAATATAagaatttttaattgaatttttatattCTCTTTTTTCAATCATGTGTTCCTTTTAAGCTTTGCCCgttttcttcatcctttttatCCAATCATGTTTTTAGACTTTCATCCatattaaaatgttaatttcttatttaaagtaaatttttaatatttaaactattataataatatgaagaaaaaaaattactatatttAATGTTTATTCTTAGTTAAGATTATCTCCTCATGACACTACAGTTCCAAGCCTTAGAGACTAACTAATCGGACTAGACCATGACACCACAATCCCCTATCCTTATACCAATGTCTTAAAGCCTAACTAATCGAACTTGATCTCATGACACCACAACTCCTAAGTCTTAGTCTCAAGTCTTAGAGGCTAACTAATCGGACATGACTTATTCTTATCTCGATCATAGTGCCTCATCATTGTTATAGTGGGTTATTGTTTCAAATGTTCAAAAAAGTTGTTAACTTCCACGTGTCAAAGACTAGTTTTCTGGATTCAAAAATGTGGATAACGACATTTTACCTTTCCCGCTGTCCACGTGCCCTCCATTTCTAGTTTTTTCAACTTCCCCATCTTTACCTTTTGATGCAAACTGTTTCACATGCTTTGGTTGAGTTTGAACTGTGAATGATTGAGAGATTATGCAACTGAAGTGAATTGGAGGAGAAAGCACTGTATGGATTTGTGAAAGTTGAATGATTTTGGTGCCAAAGTTCAGGAAAGAAGTTCGGTCAACTTCCTTAAGGTTCTTCACTAGGTTCTAAGAAACTTTAGCAAAGGAAAGATTAAGAAAGAATGATTTGTATTTAGAAATCTCATTCATTTAATTTCCAAATCTGAATACAAATGAGTGTTGATATATATTTATAGGCTAAGGTAGTGTGTGGAGAAAGCTACCAAACCCTATGCaagttagggttagggttagggtttaaGAAACCCAGAGTGCCTTTTAGAATGTCTTATAAGAACTCTTGCTTGAGTTTtttaagaaagagtttagaagtcCTCTAAATTATTTCTATTATATGTTAGAATTAGCCCAATATACAAGACAAActttttattatactttttaaaagtttatacaGATTTTATACATTATAATATAAGAATATATTATGCAAATCTTGAAAATGACCTTTAATTTTAGTTGTATGTATGGTGGCTTGGGTAGTGAGGATGGTCCACCATCACTTTTCATTTCTTCTTTCACAACATCTGCACTCTTCATTCGCCttcatattcttttaaaaatagagTCTTTCTTCACCTTTTGTGCCTTCAAGTATGTTCCTTGCTTAACTTCTTGtatgtttctatttttaattttgatagtCTTAATTTCCTTCCCTCTTTGTTTTATCTCGTGCATTGCACTTCTTTTTCTGAACTTAAAATCTCTAAACAAACATCATAGGCATCTGTCAACGGAATTAATGACCAAGGGTTATTATCCCTCTTCCAGTCTTCCTATAAATCATTCAAAGAAAAATTTATCAAAGTGCAAAAATCTTCTCAAAGTCCCCGATCTGTTATAGTGGTTCCATTATACTAGCCACGACACCCTTGAAGTCAAACATCTTGTTTCCTTGAGGACTTGGGAAGTAGTGAACTAATTGATTGCAAAACACTCGACAAACTGGACATAATATTTGAAACTTATTGACAATCTACATTACTATCTACACGTTTTGTTCTACTTATCTCTCATATTTTGTttatcacttacattttgtatATTGTTTCAAAAAATACCATGGCACTTAGGAGGGCAGAGATGCTTCGTcgcataaaaaatattcaagcCAAATAGAAGACGTCCATAATAAAATTGCCCATCGACCAATCACATCGATCTTGAGCACGAGGACACTCATATCCGACATTCCTTCTTCAATGAGTGGTGATAACACCCTCATAATGCAAAATTTAGCTCCATCTGAGACTTTAAATGGTTTGGTTTGGATGGTCAACTCCACTCGCTCTAGAGAAGATCTCGACTAGTATCAACATCAACAACTAAAAAAGGAACTCAAAGAAGCTAACCTCAAGGTCATGCAACTGCAAGTGGTGTAGCGAAAAAGAAACTTGAGGAAGCAAACCTCAAGATTACCAAGTTGCAAACAATACTCTTGAAGGTCGTTCAAGACCGTAATGACCATTTCACCAAACTCCAATGAACCTTAGAAGACTATGAAAGGCACCGTGATGAGCACCGAGAAGAGAAGGAAAGTTGAGGGGTCATATATAACATGTTGCAAAACAAGGTGAAAACTTTGGACAACGCACTTGACAAGGCAAAAGATGAAATTGCTCGTAGCTTCATGAAAGGTTTCAATAGGCGcttaaacaattttttgttCTTCATCCCAACCTGGACCTATCCAACTTTGACCCCTTTAAAATTGTGGTGaacaaaactatttttaatgaataacttatgtaattttttatttgcatatttttatatttgacgGTGTATGCTGCAATGTCCAAAAGCACTCTTGATTATTTACTCATTTTGTTGTTCATCGAGCACTTTTGACATAATTAACTTctgtaattgattttttttgctATTATGACGAATTCGTTAAGTGTCACCTTCGATAGTTACCGAGTACTCGATCTCATCTTAATGTGCACCAAATGTTTCTTTATGCTAGAAAATTTCCTTAATTGATTTTACCTATTACAACATAATTTTcctgttttttaataaaatcaaataaaccaAGTTAAAGTGATTGACCAGAATCATGCCAAATGTATTAATTGGAATGTTTTTTCAGTTGAGTGTACCGAGTATTGGGCTTGACATCATGCCAAGTGCATTACTTGGGATGGTTTTTTAGTATAGTGGACCAAGAACCATGCCCAGTGCATTACTTAGGATGATTTTTTAGTCAAGTGGGCAGAGCATTGGAATCGACACCATGTCAAGTCAAGTGCATTACTTGGGATGATTTTTTAGTCAAGTGAATCGAGCATTGGACTCCACACCGTGCCAAGTGCATTGATGGGGATAGTTTTTCAGTTGAGTGGACCAATCATTGGGCTCAACAACATGTCAAGTGCATTACTTGGGATGATTTTTAGTCAAGTGGACCTAACATTGGGGCCGACACCATGCCAAATGCATTATTTAGGATGATTTTTACTCAAGTGGACCGAGCATTGGGATCAACACCGTGCCAAATGTATTACTTGTGATGATTTCTTGTCAAGTGGACTGAGCATTGTGTTCGACACTATGCCAAGTACAATATTTGGGATGATTTTTAATCAAGTGGACCAAACATTAAACTCGACACCATATCAAATGCATTACTTGGGATGATTTTTCAGTCGAGTGGACCGAGCATTGGGCTCGGCACCAGCACTTGGGATGATTTTTAATCAAGTGGACCGAGCATTAGACTCGACACCATGCCAAATGCATTACTTGAGATGATTTTTAGTCAAGTGGACCGAGTATTGGGTTCGACATCATTTCAAGTACATTACTTAGAATGGTTTTTTAGAAGTGCAAATGTACATTGAACTCATGTGCAAACATGATATATTTCCTACTTGATACTTTATCagaaaattaataacattacaCAATCATAATCAACTAAAGTAAAAAAGGAAGACTTGCTATATTCCAAGTCCTTGGTATAAAACCTCCATGAAGAGATTCCAAATGATATTTCCCTCTTCCAATCACTTCGCCAACACGATAAGGTCCTATTGCAGCCAACTTGATGTCCAACTGAGCCTCCTCTGCTTTTTTTTAGCACTAAGTCACCTTCTCGGAGTTCTCTCGGGTTTTTCCTGCTTAAATATTTCGCTTCTATTTTTCGCTTTTGAGTGGCCTCTTGTAACCTTGCCTTGTTTCTTGTTTCATCGATTGTGTTGAGGGGGAAAAATCATCCTATGTCCAAAGCTCTTTCCGAAAAGTCCTCAAACCTTTTTGACAGTATGCATCGCTCCCATAAACTAATTAAAACAGAGTTCCTTTGTTGTCAATTGGATTGTAGTGTGATACGACCATACTATCTCCGAAAGAAACTCAAGCCACATCGTCTTTGCCGCTCCCACTTTCTTTCTTAATCTTTGTAATATCACCTTGTTTGCTGCCTCCACGTGACTGTGTGTTTGTAGGTGTTCTACCAAAGAGGAAAAACTGACAAATTCCATGGTTTCTACACATTTCTCATACTCTTCGACTCACAAATTGTGTTCCATTAACCTATATCAATTCTCTTGATACTCTGAATTTGCATATTACCGACTCTGAAATAAACCTTGCCACCTATTCCACAGTGATAGTAGTCAATGGCTCCACATTCGATAGCAACGATGAACTTCAATTGCCTAATAGAGATCAAGAATGGCCCGAGTATGTTGACTCTCCAACGGTGAAAAGGCCAAGGTGCCACCAAGGAGTATAAGCGTTCAGTCGGAGCCCATAATGTACTTTGCATGCATTTACATTTGTCGTACTTGTCGTTATCCCTCAAAATGGCAAATCTAGCCCTGATTATTTTACCAGCTAGAGATCGTCCACCAATGTCACTTTAGGCTTTAGGGCCCCCTCATGCACTTCTTCTATAATTATGTCTACCTAAGGACTTTCCAGACATCTTAATAAGGACACCGAAAATCCCCTTCTGTAAAGTGTTCCCTGGATCAACACATACCTTACAATGTTTTTTCGAAGAATTGATAAGTCTCGAGGATATGAAGGTTCTTCACCATTCTGCATTCATTTTACATATATATCCATCCAAGAACTTTACCTCATCCACGGTCACACTATAGATTCCAGACTTTAACCAAACATAAGTTTTTAATAGATCAGCCATTTGCCAGATACTTATTCCTGCCAACAAATCTCGTACTTTTCGTGATTATCACTTTTGAAATGGACTCCCACTCCCACTAACGCTCCCTTTCACCATTGCAATACCCATCACTGGAATCAGATTCGTTCTAGGAAGACCCGAAGACTTGTTCCAACGTTGTCTTCTCCTCCCTCGTCTTTCTTTCTTCCACTTCTCTTCCCAATATAGTAGTAGCATCACGATAAAATCACCTTATATTAAAGTCCACTCTAGAATTCCATGTCACGTGACAGTTTTTAACACCATTTGTTGACAAGGATGTTTTACATTCATAAAGTGTAGGGATGGATACAATAATAGTGTGAGGACAAAAACATTTAATCAACTATTATTTGTATAACACCTAAGTTTAATCTGTATCTTCCTCTTTGATAATAtcatatcatattttttaactaaCATGAGAGAATTTAGATAAAAACTTACGGTAGTTTTGCTTCTAGCTGAATATTTTACGTTGGGgatcacatttttatttttatttttagtgtaAATAGTATACCAAAAAGTTGTTGTTAAACCAAAACATCTCTCTTTATTTAGTAAGGCTATAAATTTAATTAGACCAtacaatgaaataaaaaatcagTAGATGGAACATGCATTACAAGAGTAGTATGTGATTGAATCATTGTCATTGCAGCCACTACAATTTCTGAGAATCCTTGGGCAGTGGGATCAAAGAGTTGCATGATAGCGATCTTTGAGCCAATCCAACTGCACTATGATTTGCTTAGTCATCCTCAAATAGACTGATTTCTCCTTCATGAAGGTCAGTTTAGATAGGGCAAACCACTCAAAATCACCATATGAACTTTGTACATCGTGATGATGATTATTCAAGCAGTTAGCTTTCCTTCATGACGCTTGAATATCAGTATTGTACCttgttttttatattgttttatacTTGATCATCAAGCTGTAGATACATACACACTGCCGTATCCAATAGTTTATATAGACAATTTTACAAAACCAAAGAGCTTGATGCTAAATTCAACAGGCAATTTGCAATAACAAACGATGGAAGACAGATCTAACATTGAGAAGGCCTATCATAAATTGGAGGAAGAGAAGGGCAGTACTCATTCATGTTGGCATATGGTTCCAAGGTGTTGTAGCCAGGCAGTTCCATCCTATATTCACCAAGAATCTGGCAGAATGAAAGCTGGTCATTCTCATTGTTGCACCATCTTGGTAGGCGTGTTTGGTTGTCCTCAAAAATTCTGAGCATGTATGCATCACGAATCTGCAAATAACACGACAGAAGCATAAGAAAAGGTGATTATAATTCTTAAGATTCGAGCATTTAGGGAGACATCATGACTTACTGTGAACTCAGTTACTTGAATGGAACTAGAAACGGGACCAAAAACTCCAGCCTCTTTATACATTGATAGGATAAATGCAACACAAGTTGTTGACTTCCCATCACTGTATACCCATTCATCTTGTTCAGGAATAGTGAGTAGTTCATCGAAAGGTATCCCACGCTTCTCAGTCTCTACTATAATATCATGCAAATCCAAACCCTGAATGCAAATAAAAATGAGACATCCAATCCAATTTCTTACGAAAAAGGCAAACAGATTATAGTTCAGAAAAATAAGCCGTTGTGATAATTAAACTAATTGAATATTTCAGTGGAATTTGACCATGAGCGGCTATATAATCATTTAATTCTCAGTAAGAGCAACACAAAGTTGCAAGAACTTCATTCAAATCAGCGTCCTAAAAGATTAAGATGTAAACCATACATAATCCTcctttgacaattttttaaacatgcaaatatatacaattaaatatttttatgtaatttcaCATAACATGTATCCGTCAGCTGGGGTAGGGTACCTTACTACCCATTTCTCCTTGCTTATAAGCGGGTAACAAGCTTTTATTTTTACCTGCGACTATCAATGGGTATGGACTGTTATATCATCTCTTATCATAGAACAATCTAGCATTCGAGATACCTCTTGAAGTACGGAACTCTGAAAGGCGTGTAGAAATTTCCATCTTGAATCTATTGAGATTATAGAATAGCAATAGAAACAAACTTTGAAGTCATTGGCAAACCTAAATCTAGAGAAAAGGTCAAGTTCTGGTAGTCCCATAAAGTAAAAGAAATTAGAGAAAGACTACAATTTGGTCCATTTGATTGGCAGATAACTGTCAGATTGTTAAGGACAATTCTTTTTTCTTGGAGGATTACTTGTCCTTCCCTCCTAATTTTTCCCGTCTTAAAGAACTTCTTCTCTTATTTAGGTGCGAATAATAGAAGCAAAGAGTACATATATTTAGAGCAAATTCATACTCCTCATCCCACAGAAAAGTTTTGAACCAAGACTTACCTCAGTCCCTAACCGCTTATTCAATGCTTCATTCCACATATTAGCAGAATATGCTGGCTGCAATCTAGTCCACATAGACATGACAGAAATTACCTGCACGGAGAACATGCCATTCAGAATCAGACTTCCTTTCACTCAAATCTGAACCAACAagcttaaaaataaataaataaaaagcatGCTAATTTTGTGTCCTTTCTATGAAAAAGGAAGGGGCAGAGGAAGAGTAGATATTTATTGCCTCATGCACTGCTCGGTTAAGCAAGAACCCTTTCTCTAGTTAGAGAAAAGGCAAGCATGTATATATCACCACAAAAGCACCAAGTATTAACATCACCAAAATCCTTGATGCTAGCATAATAGTCCGTCCATAATTCTATCCTATTCATCAATCAGTAATGGTATGCTGATTTCTAAAGCCATACACACTAACTATTCTCCCCTATGCCGTTTCTCATTTTAAGGTTTAAATTATCATTTAGCAAACATTCAAACTTAAATCACTTCATAAGATATGTACAATTGTCTACAAGAAAAACAGCATGTTGTTAATACAATTTCTGGTTCTATTGTATACTTCTGAATATGATATATTAAATGAATACGTAACTAGGAAAAAGTTTACTACCAAGTGAGCATCGAGAGGTGGAGGATAGTTGTCAGCTACAGTGTCAATCCAACTGAATATCATATTGTGATAACCATATGGCTTGCCAGACATGCTCCGGGCATACTCCCATGCTGCAGTGTTGTTAAATTTTGCACGTATTTCCTGATGCAGGGGAAGCAAGGCTATCTGTGGATTGGAATTATCTTTAAGAGCCAATTCCCACCATTCTTCCCAAGGAATTACCGCTATTATTTCTTCACCCTGCACAGAGACACATTACGATGCTGTGATCAATTAAAATAGAACATACCTAACCACACCCAACAACCATGAAGACAAATACAAAATTTCCGTTCATCAAGCATTACACCATTACATGAAATAATGTTGAAAGTAAAAAGAATGAAATTTTATACCTTTTCATTCTCATGCCCTGATTCACCAACCCATAAATTCCCCAATTCATCCTTCAAGCAAACTGCAGTATGACCAGCAAATGAACCAGTCACCCACTTTTCTAACGTCTCAAAACCTCCCCACCTACCCCGGA encodes:
- the LOC137806505 gene encoding uncharacterized protein yields the protein MPASDHRRLRHAVAAWMVIALLGCEVGEGLKVPFRVNDVLPVLPRQISWPVLNNLHSAVDLLPYFVGSLTPSNASIKWKGACFFDNTANIQLTPALEGAVIYLKTEAAHSWTCMDLYVFATPYRITWDYYFSSREHTLKFDSWEEPAELEYVKQHGVSVFLMPSGMLGTMLSLIDVLPLFSNTGWGQNANLDFLKKHMGATFEKRSQPWRAYIDPADVHSGDFLAVSKIRGRWGGFETLEKWVTGSFAGHTAVCLKDELGNLWVGESGHENEKGEEIIAVIPWEEWWELALKDNSNPQIALLPLHQEIRAKFNNTAAWEYARSMSGKPYGYHNMIFSWIDTVADNYPPPLDAHLVISVMSMWTRLQPAYSANMWNEALNKRLGTEGLDLHDIIVETEKRGIPFDELLTIPEQDEWVYSDGKSTTCVAFILSMYKEAGVFGPVSSSIQVTEFTIRDAYMLRIFEDNQTRLPRWCNNENDQLSFCQILGEYRMELPGYNTLEPYANMNEYCPSLPPIYDRPSQC